A genomic region of Drosophila kikkawai strain 14028-0561.14 chromosome X, DkikHiC1v2, whole genome shotgun sequence contains the following coding sequences:
- the Dok gene encoding uncharacterized protein Dok: MDVEIPVLAGYLNVPTQTGFSLNRISKKKACNRYCLLFKASRHGIARLEMCESKEDRNPKIFTLENCVKITQEPPPDRLIHIVKRHGTLTLSTSSEEELKDWITALQTVAFCDTSPSGGIGGAIEEDNDLYCSSFDGLFIITLIPSEASIRCNIEPKTYMLQMTPTELQLKSEDLGATVAMWPYRFIRKYGYRDGKFTFEAGRKCTTGEGVFTLDHTNPQDVFRCMSAKMKSMKKLISGDSSTLSTLECNENQFSAAAGMEPGSRSPLPPSPSSNPHGSVGGGEFEINSTQSCISLRGFISSNDSLNNFSGGTLSSTTAGTASAPSAPGSVVTLSVPHSIPKKPPRNLMGVSPTTTTTPQHCDKYRNMVKYEPVAITTSSAAATNTSDNNSSVILKPHIDKDVSGPDLPPDLPLRNESKEAAPPPERDYECIENITEAWRTRGVGDVRHCERMPILCDTTEFVRQRSITSSGTPKIIDIDIGEGIGNDAVVANASSDGNYDRLDFLSPNNKTSSGYKTIVNVTLPGNRIRCSPPPPNEYELIASPDTESFRKADDSHLGYGVLRKSTGTVNNNNNNNLGISNSNMESATTTGTGMGMGTGTGGTSAIDHRSYNGLNYTIVSKPKRV, translated from the exons ATGGATGTTGAAATACCTGTTTTGGCTGGATATCTTAATGTGCCGACCCAAACTGGATTTTCGCTAAATCGCATCTCGAAAAAG AAAGCATGCAATCGGTACTGTTTGCTGTTCAAGGCCAGCCGTCATGGCATCGCCCGTCTGGAGATGTGCGAGAGCAAGGAAGATCGCAATCCCAAGATCTTCACCCTTGAGAACTGTGTTAAGATCACCCAGGAGCCGCCGCCCGACCGCCTCATCCACATTGTGAAGCGTCATGGCACATTAACCCTGAGCACGAGCAGCGAGGAGGAGCTCAAGGATTGGATCACCGCCCTGCAGACCGTTGCCTTTTGTGACACCTCGCCATCGGGCGGCATTGGCGGGGCCATTGAGGAGGACAATGACCTCTATTGCAGCTCCTTT GATGGCCTCTTCATCATCACACTCATCCCCTCGGAGGCCTCCATTCGTTGCAACATCGAACCCAAGACGTACATGCTCCAAATGACGCCTACGGAATTGCAACTTAAATCAGAGGATTTGGGCGCAACAGTGGCCATGTGGCCGTATCGCTTCATCCGCAAGTATGGCTATCGAGATGGCAAGTTCACATTTGAGGCGGGCCGTAAATGCACCACCGGCGAGGGTGTCTTCACCTTGGATCACACCAATCCGCAGGATGTCTTTCGCTGCATGTCCGCCAAGATGAAGTCGATGAAGAAACTGATTAGCGGCGACAGCAGCACCCTGAGCACACTGGAGTGCAATGAGAATCAGTTTAGTGCAGCGGCTGGCATGGAACCGGGCTCAAGGAGCCCCCTGCCACCGTCACCCTCGAGCAATCCACACGGGAGCGTTGGCGGCGGAGAGTTTGAGATCAATTCCACACAAAGTTGCATCTCTTTGAGGGGATTTATCAGTTCGAATGATTCGCTGAATAATTTCTCTGGAGGAACATTATCCTCAACAACGGCGGGCACAGCTTCGGCTCCCTCTGCACCTGGTTCTGTCGTCACACTATCCGTACCGCACAGCATTCCCAAGAAGCCGCCTCGAAATTTAATGGGAGTAagcccaacaacaacaacaacaccccAACATTGTGATAAATACAGGAACATGGTCAAATATGAGCCTGTGGCCATAACAAcatcctccgccgccgccaccaacACCAGCGATAACAACAGTTCGGTGATACTCAAGCCACACATCGACAAGGATGTGTCTGGGCCGGATTTACCGCCCGATCTGCCGCTGCGCAATGAGAGCAAGGAGGCAGCGCCGCCCCCAGAGCGGGATTACGAGTGTATTGAGAATATAACAGAGGCGTGGCGTACCCGAGGCGTTGGTGATGTCCGGCATTGCGAACGTATGCCCATACTGTGCGATACCACGGAGTTTGTCCGCCAGCGCTCGATCACCAGCAGCGGCACGCCCAAAATCATAGATATCGATATTGGCGAGGGTATAGGCAATGATGCCGTCGTTGCCAACGCCTCCTCCGATGGCAACTATGATCGTTTGGACTTTCTGTCGCCAAACAACAAGACCTCCAGTGGCTACAAGACCATTGTGAATGTGACTCTGCCTGGGAATCGGATACGTTGCAGTCCGCCGCCGCCAAACGAATACGAACTGATTGCCAGTCCCGATACGGAGAGCTTTCGCAAAGCCGACGACAGTCATCTGGGCTATGGGGTACTCCGAAAGTCCACTGGCACGgtcaataacaataacaacaacaatctgGGAATCTCCAATAGCAACATGGAA
- the Atg5 gene encoding autophagy protein 5, with translation MAHDREVLRMIWEGQIGICFQADRDEIVGIKPEPFYLMISRLSYLPLVTDKVRKYFSRYITAEHQDGAVWFDFNGTPLRLHYPIGVLYDLLHPEEDSTPWCLTIHYSKFPEDTLVKLNSKELLESHYMSCLKEADVLKHRGLVISAMQKKDHNQLWLGLVNDKFDQFWAVNRRLMEPYADQESFKNIPLRLYTDDDFTYTQKLISPIGEGGHKKSLADLMAELSTPVRKAVGCRTHGIDLHEETQLQWMSEHLSYPDNFLHLSVDYKDV, from the exons ATGGCCCACGACCGCGAGGTGTTGCGTATGATCTGGGAGGGCCAGATAGGCATCTGCTTCCAGGCGGACCGCGACGAGATCGTTGGCATCAAACCGGAGCCCTTCTATTTGATGATATCGCGACTCAGCTACTTGCCCCTGGTCACTGACAAG GTTCGCAAGTACTTTTCCCGCTATATAACTGCCGAGCATCAGGATGGCGCCGTGTGGTTTGACTTTAATGGAACGCCCCTGCGCCTACATTATCCAATTG GTGTCCTGTATGACCTGCTGCATCCGGAGGAGGACAGCACACCCTGGTGCCTTACCATACACTACTCCAAGTTCCCCGAGGACACGCTCGTCAAGCTCAATTCCAA GGAACTGCTGGAATCCCATTACATGTCCTGCCTGAAAGAGGCAGATGTCCTGAAGCATCGCGGCCTGGTCATTTCGGCCATGCAGAAAAAGGATCACAATCAACTGTGGCTGGGCCTGGTCAATGACAAGTTCGATCAGTTTTGGGCCGTCAATCGGAGACTGATGGAGCCCTATGCCGACCAGGAGTCCTTCAAGAACATTCCCCTGCGGCTCTATACGGACGAT GACTTTACGTACACGCAGAAATTGATATCGCCGATCGGCGAGGGTGGACACAAAAAGAGTCTGGCCGATCTGATGGCCGAATTATCGACACCTGTGCGCAAAGCGG TTGGATGCCGCACCCATGGTATAGATCTTCACGAGGAAACGCAGCTGCAGTGGATGTCCGAGCACCTTAGTTATCCAGACAATTTCCTGCATTTATCGGTGGACTACAAGGATGTCTAG